Proteins encoded within one genomic window of Cydia pomonella isolate Wapato2018A chromosome 12, ilCydPomo1, whole genome shotgun sequence:
- the LOC133523525 gene encoding ATP-dependent DNA helicase Q4 — MDIIDSIKKDKAYIKYKLLVKNWENEFKNTHSRTPSKFDIKEAPSKIKYAYKKYFQLKSSALENSLSICIDDEPLGSPDQTHFESAFETLSPPTEQLVATLPSGPQLNELLSNVSSFKKEPLKNVQTLSPFTDKLSKKLFQNKQFSLRNPRKLSLHKSQSMIESKIENDSELNKIESLSTTLTQIDNQKFSVPDKSTLSNNDFPRIFGTSTPDIKKTPTIRKFNQGWLERATGISLHEMATSTPGENLTAFGLGNISLPIIAPVGKPRTEERITAEPDEDKCEDFVENSESEGEDISFSKLKPALKKRKLQDAINITRAQPLDDIAKTSKVELDKSQSPEKPSKSKRKKRVVKTGPKNIDADTKEQKPPDIAEYMPFGIENVKPRHSNVTDILKIVEDSIKYDNIESDTEATGKLESKIKNGTLNDNFVRINIEKKVFVRGKKSLNFSKYKKQQYKDKKALHAGMEFPEAGKMLCFKCGKSGHMARYCAAHKGETLLPLESYDENNIPSLEDIENIVNNETNKLSLPEQLSTSVYEASAIPESFLKMLADTPSSDDREVKPIYCHSGESSTALHEALAMFGHKSFRPGQEQAIKRILAGMSTLLILSTGGGKSLCYQLPAYIYSQHYKCITLVISPLVSLMEDQVLSMPDFLKAGCLHTNQPPTQRKKIIQCLKDGEINILLISPEALISGDSSNGFAGLFKSLPPIAFACIDEAHCVSQWSHNFRPSYLMICRVLREKLNVKCILGLTATASQSTIRSVISHIDIPDGLTGVITNPALPDNLYLSVSFEKDKDRALVSYLTSERISSFNSIIVYCIRRDECERVAAVLRSSLQEPGKINMEVQNKKRKRMSYISEAYHAGMSGAQRKKIQKQFMDGTLRIIVATVAFGMGINKSDIRCIIHYNMPSSFESYVQEVGRAGRDGQPAYCHVFMSSSSSDKNELLKHIHANTIDRSTVRKLLQKVFIPCDCTKRSDELTSKTSNSIQRCKGHEVGIPIDVTVEELDLPSENIATLLCYIELHPKKYIKVLNNAYTMCKISSYGGPQKIVEAAKACPPLAMAVLIESKKQKDISKISVLEFDVIEVAAAIGWESGMTKYHLKNLEWITDGATSRRSQLKIEFHTLGFKIKAPGDLTPGELDSMLDDLHNLVMTQEKTMLYQLEESHAAFSKLGSNSVASNELSLDTLVAKSNELKSTIRNYFQREEHFASDIECQERPIDTERVISDVRALIASYRDCSFNGRSIARIFQGISSPNFPAIVWGRCKFWRAHIHEDFYGIIRLATQQLIQMKNV, encoded by the coding sequence ATGGACATCATTGattcaataaaaaaagacaaagcCTATATCAAATACAaattgcttgttaaaaattggGAGAACGAATTTAAGAACACTCACTCACGAACACCTTCTAAATTTGACATAAAAGAAGCTCCTTCTAAGATAAAGTATGCATACaagaaatattttcaattaaaaagtTCAGCACTAGAAAACTCATTGTCTATATGTATTGATGATGAGCCTCTTGGATCTCCTGATCAAACTCACTTTGAAAGTGCCTTTGAAACTTTAAGTCCTCCTACTGAACAACTAGTTGCCACCTTGCCTAGTGGACCTCAACTTAATGAATTACTGTCTAATgtatcatcatttaaaaaagaGCCTTTGAAAAATGTTCAAACACTGAGCCCATTTACAGACAAGCTATCAAAAAAACTGTTTCAAAATAAGCAGTTTTCCTTGAGGAATCCTAGGAAATTATCATTGCATAAGTCACAGTCTATGATTGAAAGCAAAATTGAGAATGATAGTGAGTTGAACAAGATTGAAAGTTTGTCCACTACACTGACACAAATTGACAATCAGAAATTTTCAGTCCCAGACAAAAGCACTTTGAGTAATAATGATTTTCCTAGAATCTTTGGCACTAGCACCCCAGATATTAAGAAAACTCCAACTATTAGAAAATTTAATCAGGGATGGCTAGAAAGGGCAACCGGAATATCACTACATGAAATGGCAACCTCAACACCAGGTGAAAATCTTACAGCGTTTGGTCTGGGAAATATTTCATTACCAATCATTGCACCAGTTGGCAAGCCGAGAACAGAGGAGAGGATTACGGCTGAGCCTGATGAAGATAAATGTGAAGATTTTGTAGAAAATAGTGAATCTGAAGGGGAAGATATCTCCTTTTCCAAATTGAAGCCAGCCCTTAAAAAAAGGAAACTACAAGATGCAATAAATATTACCAGAGCACAACCACTGGATGATATTGCAAAAACCAGCAAAGTTGAACTTGATAAAAGTCAAAGTCCAGAAAAGCCCTccaaaagtaaaagaaaaaagagAGTTGTGAAAACAGGGCCTAAAAATATAGATGCAGATACTAAAGAACAAAAGCCTCCTGACATTGCAGAATATATGCCATTTGGCATTGAAAACGTAAAACCTAGGCATTCTAATGTCACGGACATACTGAAAATTGTCGAAGACTCCATTAAGTATGACAATATTGAAAGCGACACTGAGGCTACAGGCAAATTagaaagcaaaataaaaaatggcacCCTAAATGATAACTTTGTAAGAAtcaatatagaaaaaaaagtatttgtccgtggcaaaaaaagtttaaatttttctAAGTACAAGAAACAGCAATATAAAGACAAGAAAGCTCTTCATGCTGGCATGGAGTTTCCTGAAGCAGGGAAGATGTTATGTTTCAAGTGTGGTAAGTCAGGCCATATGGCAAGATATTGCGCAGCTCACAAAGGAGAAACTCTTTTGCCATTAGAAAGCtatgatgaaaataatattccCTCTTTAGAGGatatagaaaatattgttaataatgaAACTAATAAATTATCTCTCCCAGAACAACTTAGTACATCTGTTTATGAAGCCAGTGCTATTCCAGAGTCATTCCTGAAAATGCTTGCTGACACACCCTCAAGTGATGATAGAGAAGTAAAACCAATATACTGCCATAGTGGGGAATCTTCAACTGCTTTGCATGAAGCACTTGCTATGTTTGGACACAAATCTTTTAGACCCGGACAAGAACAAGCAATCAAGCGTATACTAGCTGGCATGTCCACATTGTTAATATTGTCAACAGGTGGAGGAAAATCACTCTGCTATCAACTCCCAGCATATATCTACAGCCAGCACTATAAATGCATTACTTTAGTCATATCACCACTGGTTTCTCTGATGGAGGACCAAGTGTTAAGTATGCCAGATTTCCTCAAAGCTGGATGCTTGCATACTAATCAGCCACCAACACAACGCAAGAAAATTATTCAATGTTTGAAAGATGGAGAGATAAATATTCTCCTAATATCACCAGAAGCATTAATATCAGGGGACTCATCAAATGGGTTTGCAGGGTTGTTCAAATCATTGCCACCCATTGCATTTGCGTGCATTGACGAAGCACATTGTGTTTCACAATGGAGCCACAACTTCAGACCGAGTTATTTAATGATATGTAGGGTGCTACGAGAAAAGCTAAATGTTAAATGCATCCTTGGCCTAACTGCAACTGCAAGTCAATCAACAATAAGAAGTGTGATTAGTCATATTGACATTCCTGATGGATTAACTGGAGTTATAACTAACCCTGCCCTTCCTGATAACCTGTACTTGTCAGTATCATTTGAGAAAGATAAAGATAGGGCATTGGTTTCATACCTGACTTCGGAACGCATAAGTTCCTTTAATTCTAttatagtatattgtataaGAAGAGATGAATGTGAAAGAGTGGCTGCTGTGCTAAGATCATCCCTTCAAGAACCTGGCAAGATTAATATGGaagtacaaaacaaaaaaagaaagagAATGTCCTACATATCTGAAGCTTACCATGCTGGCATGTCTGGAGCTCAGAGAAAGAAAATTCAAAAACAGTTCATGGATGGCACATTAAGAATAATAGTGGCTACTGTAGCTTTTGGCATGGGAATAAACAAGTCTGATATCAGATGCATCATTCATTATAATATGCCAAGCAGTTTTGAATCGTATGTGCAAGAAGTCGGCAGAGCAGGAAGGGATGGACAACCTGCCTATTGTCATGTGTTTATGAGCAGTAGCAGCAGCGATAAGAATGAGTTGCTAAAACATATCCACGCAAACACAATAGATAGATCAACAGTCAGAAAATTACTTCAAAAAGTATTTATTCCTTGTGACTGCACCAAACGCAGTGATGAATTAACATCGAAAACTTCAAATTCTATACAAAGATGTAAAGGACATGAGGTTGGCATTCCAATTGATGTCACAGTGGAAGAATTAGACTTGCCTTCTGAAAATATTGCAACCTTACTGTGTTACATAGAGTTGCATCCAAAGAAGTATATCAAAGTTCTGAACAATGCTTACACAATGTGCAAAATTTCGTCTTATGGAGGACCGCAAAAAATTGTTGAAGCTGCAAAAGCTTGTCCTCCCCTGGCAATGGCAGTTTTAATTGAGTCAAAAAAGCAAAAAGATATATCAAAAATTAGTGTTTTGGAATTTGATGTTATTGAGGTAGCTGCTGCCATAGGTTGGGAAAGTGGCAtgacaaaatatcatttgaaaaaTTTAGAGTGGATAACAGACGGCGCTACATCTCGACGATCACAATTGAAGATCGAATTTCATACCCTTGGCTTTAAGATTAAAGCTCCAGGTGACCTCACACCAGGTGAACTCGACAGCATGCTTGACGACCTTCACAACTTAGTCATGACCCAGGAAAAAACTATGTTATATCAGTTAGAAGAAAGCCACGCAGCATTTAGTAAACTTGGTAGCAACTCTGTGGCAAGCAATGAATTATCGCTAGATACTCTTGTCGCGAAATCTAACGAGCTTAAGTCGACAATACGTAATTATTTCCAAAGAGAGGAGCACTTTGCTAGTGATATTGAATGCCAAGAACGTCCGATAGACACAGAGAGAGTGATAAGTGACGTAAGAGCTTTAATTGCTTCATACAGAGATTGTAGTTTCAACGGACGCAGTATAGCAAGAATATTTCAAGGCATATCTTCACCAAACTTTCCGGCTATCGTTTGGGGCAGGTGTAAATTTTGGAGAGCCCATATTCATGAGGATTTTTACGGAATTATCCGATTGGCGACACAACAGTTAATtcaaatgaaaaatgtttaa